Proteins encoded by one window of Pseudorca crassidens isolate mPseCra1 chromosome 3, mPseCra1.hap1, whole genome shotgun sequence:
- the PCDHB6 gene encoding protocadherin beta-6 — protein sequence MEMVQTKVHHKKRQVVIFIILILLWEAGSESIQYSILEETESGTFVANLTKDLGLTMGELATRAARVVFKGNRQYLQFDPETYDLLLNEKLDREELCGSTEPCVLPFQVLLENPLQFFQAALLIRDINDHAPEFPAREMLLKISEITMPGKVFPLKMAQDLDAGSNSLQSYKISSNPHFHVLTRNRKDGRKSPELVLDKALDREEQPELRLILTALDGGSPPRSGTTKIQIVVLDSNDNAPEFAQEFYEVQVPENSSVGSLVLTVSARDLDAGSFGQVSYALFQVDDVNQPFEINANTGEIRLRKTLDFEEFQSYQVDVEATDGGGLSGKCSLVIKVLDVNDNAPELTMSSLTNPIPENLPEIIVAVFSVSDADSGHNQQVTCSIDDNLPFLLRTSVENFYTLVTEGALDRESRAEYNITITVTDMGTPRLKTEHNITVLVSDVNDNAPTFTQTSYTLSVRENNSPALHIGSVRATDRDAGANAQVTYSLLPPLDAHVPLASLVSINPDNGHLFALRSLDYEALRAFEFRVSAADRGSPALSSQALVRVLVADDNDNAPFVLYPLQNASAPCTELVPRAAEAGYLVTKVVAVDGDSGQNAWLSYQLLKATEPGLFGVWAHNGEVRTARLLSERDAAKHRLLVLVKDNGEPPLSASVTLHVLLVDGFSQPYLPAPEAEAADAVPAAPLTVYLVVALASVSSLFLFSVLVFVAVRLCRRGGAAPVGRCSVPEGHFPGHLVDVSGTGTLSQSYQYEGTRREMEENPTVRNSFLFS from the exons ATGGAGATGGTGCAAACAAAAGTACATCATAAGAAAAGGCAAGTGGTGATCTTTATTATATTGATTCTTTTGTGGGAGGCAGGTTCAGAATCGATTCAGTACTCTATACTGGAGGAGACAGAAAGTGGCACATTTGTGGCCAACCTGACAAAGGACCTGGGACTCACAATGGGAGAGCTCGCTACCCGGGCCGCCCGAGTTGTTTTTAAAGGGAATAGGCAGTATTTGCAATTTGATCCAGAGACCTATGATTTGCTGCTAAATGAAAAACTGGACCGGGAGGAGCTTTGCGGCTCTACTGAGCCCTGTGTGCTACCCTTCCAAGTGTTACTGGAAAATCCCTTGCAGTTTTTTCAGGCTGCCTTGCTAATTAGAGATATAAATGACCACGCCCCAGAGTTCCCCGCTAGAGAAATGCTACTAAAAATATCAGAAATTACTATGCCAGGAAAGGTATTTCCTTTGAAAATGGCACAGGATTTAGACGCTGGTAGCAACAGCCTTCAGAGCTACAAAATCAGCTCCAATCCTCACTTCCACGTTCTCACTCGGAACCGCAAGGACGGCAGGAAGTCCCCAGAGCTGGTACTGGACAAGGCGTTGGACCGTGAGGAGCAGCCCGAGCTCAGGCTAATCCTCACAGCGCTGGATGGCGGGTCTCCGCCCCGGTCTGGGACCACAAAAATTCAGATCGTGGTCTTGGACAGCAATGACAACGCCCCCGAGTTTGCTCAGGAATTCTATGAGGTCCAAGTCCCTGAAAATAGCTCCGTGGGCTCTCTGGTTCTCACCGTCTCAGCGAGAGATTTAGACGCAGGATCCTTTGGGCAGGTATCTTATGCCCTATTTCAAGTCGATGATGTTAACCAACCCTTCGAAATAAACGCAAATACGGGAGAAATTCGACTGAGAAAGACATTGGATTTTGAGGAATTTCAATCATATCAGGTGGATGTTGAGGCCACAGATGGTGGGGGACTATCAGGAAAATGCAGTTTAGTCATCAAGGTCCTGGACGTGAATGACAATGCTCCCGAACTGACTATGTCGTCACTTACCAACCCCATCCCTGAAAACCTGCCTGAGATCATAGTGGCAGTTTTCAGCGTATCGGATGCAGATTCTGGACATAACCAACAGGTTACTTGTTCTATAGATGACAATCTCCCCTTTCTTCTAAGAACATCCGTTGAAAATTTCTACACCTTGGTAACAGAAGGAGCGCTGGACAGAGAGAGCAGAGCCGAGTAcaacatcaccatcaccgtcacaGATATGGGAACCCCCAGGCTGAAAACCGAGCACAACATAACCGTGCTGGTGTCCGACGTCAACGACAACGCCCCCACCTTCACCCAGACCTCCTACACCCTGTCCGTCCGCGAGAACAACAGCCCCGCCCTGCACATCGGCAGCGTCCGCGCCACAGACAGAGACGCGGGCGCCAACGCCCAGGTTACCTACTCGCTGCTGCCGCCCCTCGACGCGCACGTGCCCCTGGCCTCCCTGGTGTCCATCAACCCGGACAACGGCCACCTGTTCGCCCTGAGGTCCCTGGACTACGAGGCCCTGCGTGCCTTCGAGTTCCGCGTGAGCGCCGCCGACCGCGGTTCGCCCGCGCTCAGCAGCCAGGCGCTGGTGCGCGTGCTCGTGGCGGACGACAACGACAACGCGCCCTTCGTGCTGTACCCGCTGCAGAACGCCTCGGCGCCCTGCACCGAGCTGGTGCCCAGGGCGGCCGAGGCGGGCTACCTGGTGACCAAGGTGGTGGCGGTGGACGGCGACTCGGGCCAGAACGCCTGGCTGTCGTACCAGCTGCTCAAGGCCACGGAGCCCGGGCTGTTCGGCGTGTGGGCGCACAACGGCGAGGTGCGCACGGCCCGGCTGCTGAGCGAGCGCGACGCGGCCAAGCACAGGCTGCTGGTGCTGGTCAAGGACAACGGCGAGCCGCCGCTCTCGGCCAGCGTCACGCTGCACGTGCTGCTGGTGGACGGCTTCTCGCAGCCCTACCTGCCGGCCCCTGAAGCGGAAGCGGCGGACGCGGTCCCGGCCGCCCCGCTCACCGTCTACCTGGTGGTGGCCTTGGCGTCGGTGTCGTCGCTCTTCCTCTTTTCGGTGCTGGTGTTCGTCGCAGTGCGGCTGTGCAGGAGGGGCGGGGCGGCCCCGGTGGGTCGCTGCTCGGTGCCCGAGGGCCACTTTCCGGGCCACCTGGTGGACGTCAGCGGCACGGGGACCCTGTCCCAGAGCTACCAGTACGAG GGCACTAGGAGGGAAATGGAGGAAAACCCCACCGTTCGGAATAGTTTCCTGTTCAGTTAA
- the LOC137221788 gene encoding protocadherin beta-17-like: protein METPLPKATQKRQVTAIIILLLLWEVGGAVIKYSVLEERHSGSFVANLAKDLGLGLGELASRGARILSKGNKQHLQVEHKSGNLLLKEKLDREELCGDMDPCILHFQVLLKNPVQFIQGELQLQDVNDHAPEFLENEILLKISESSHTGTAFPLKIAQDLDVGSNTVQNYTISTNFHFHLFTRNRSDGRKYPELVLAKELDREEQPELRLTLTALDGGSPPKTGTSQVLIMVLDINDNAPEFAQQLYEVQVPENSPIGSLVITVSARDLDAGTHGELSYSFFQSSNQVIQAFEINTVTGDIRLKKMLDFEEIRSYRMEIEASDGGGLSGKCTVAIEVTDVNDNAPELTMSLLMNDIPENTPDTVVAIFGISDPDAGDNGKMMCYIQDHLPFLLKISVENFYTLVTEGALDRESRAEYNITITVTDMGTPRLKTEHNITVLVSDVNDNAPAFTQTSYTLSVRENNSPALHIGSVRATDRDAGANAQVTYSLLPPLDAHVPLASLVSINPDNGHLFALRSLDYEALRAFEFRVGAADRGSPALSSQALVRVLVADDNDNAPFVLYPLQNASAPCTELVPRAAEAGYLVTKVVAVDSDSGQNAWLSYQLLKATEPGLFGVWAHNGEVRTARLLSERDAAKHRLVVLVKDNGEPPLSASVTLHVLLVDGFSQPYLPAPEAVDAAPAAPLTVYLVVALASVSSLFLFSVLVFVAVWLCRRGGAASVSRCSVPEGPFPDHLLGVSGTGTLSQSYQYEVCLTGGSGTREFKCLKPLVPNIMGEGVGTDTEENSNFRNHLGFN from the coding sequence ATGGAGACGCCGCTACCCAAAGCGACGCAAAAAAGGCAAGTGACTGCCATTATTATTCTATTACTATTGTGGGAGGTGGGTGGTGCGGTCATTAAGTATTCCGTTCTAGAAGAGAGACACAGCGGCTCATTTGTGGCCAACCTAGCAAAAGATCTGGGGTTGGGCTTAGGAGAGCTGGCCTCGCGGGGCGCCCGGATTCTTTCCAAAGGGAATAAACAGCATTTGCAGGTCGAGCACAAGAGTGGGAATTTGCTCCTAAAAGAAAAACTGGACCGGGAAGAGTTGTGCGGTGACATGGATCCATGTATACTGCATTTCCAGGTGTTACTGAAAAACCCGGTGCAGTTTATTCAAGGTGAATTACAGCTCCAAGACGTAAATGACCATGCCCCTGAGTTCCTGGAAAATGAAATCCTACTGAAAATCTCAGAAAGTAGCCATACAGGAACCGCATTTCCTTTGAAAATAGCTCAAGATTTAGATGTGGGCAGTAACACAGTTCAGAACTACACAATTAGCACCAACTTCCATTTCCACCTTTTCACTCGAAATCGCAGCGACGGCAGGAAATACCCGGAGCTGGTGCTGGCCAAAGAGCTGGACCGTGAGGAGCAGCCAGAGCTCAGGTTAACCCTCACGGCGCTGGATGGTGGGTCACCGCCAAAGACTGGGACTTCCCAGGTTCTCATCATGGTCCTGGACATAAATGACAACGCCCCTGAATTTGCTCAGCAGCTCTACGAGGTGCAGGTCCCAGAGAACAGCCCTATAGGCTCCCTTGTCATCACTGTCTCTGCCAGAGATTTGGATGCTGGGACCCACGGAGAGCTCTCCTACTCATTTTTCCAATCATCAAATCAAGTCATTCAGGCCTTTGAAATCAACACAGTAACGGGGGATATtcgattaaaaaaaatgttggattTTGAGGAAATTCGATCTTACCGTATGGAAATTGAGGCCTCAGACGGTGGGGGTCTTTCAGGAAAATGCACTGTAGCCATAGAAGTGACGGATGTAAACGACAACGCCCCTGAATTGACCATGTCATTACTCATGAATGATATCCCAGAAAACACCCCTGACACTGTGGTCGCTATTTTCGGAATTTCAGATCCAGACGCCGGGGACAATGGCAAAATGATGTGTTACATCCAAGACCATCTCCCATTCCTTCTGAAAATTTCTGTAGAAAATTTCTACACCTTGGTAACAGAAGGAGCGCTGGACAGAGAGAGCAGAGCCGAGTAcaacatcaccatcaccgtcacaGATATGGGAACCCCCAGGCTGAAAACCGAGCACAACATAACCGTGCTGGTGTCCGACGTCAACGACAACGCCCCCGCCTTCACCCAGACCTCCTACACCCTGTCCGTCCGCGAGAACAACAGTCCCGCCCTGCACATCGGAAGCGTCCGCGCCACAGACAGAGACGCGGGCGCCAACGCCCAGGTCACTTACTCGCTGCTGCCGCCCCTCGACGCGCACGTGCCCCTGGCCTCCCTGGTGTCCATCAACCCGGACAACGGCCACCTGTTCGCCCTGAGGTCCCTGGACTACGAGGCCCTGCGGGCGTTCGAGTTCCGCGTGGGCGCCGCCGACCGCGGCTCGCCCGCGCTCAGCAGCCAGGCGCTGGTGCGCGTCCTCGTGGCGGACGACAACGACAACGCGCCCTTCGTGCTGTACCCGCTGCAGAACGCCTCGGCGCCCTGCACCGAGCTGGTGCCCAGGGCAGCCGAGGCGGGCTACCTGGTGACCAAGGTGGTGGCGGTGGACAGCGACTCTGGCCAGAACGCCTGGCTGTCGTACCAGCTGCTCAAGGCCACGGAGCCCGGCCTGTTCGGCGTGTGGGCGCACAACGGCGAGGTGCGCACGGCCCGGCTGCTGAGCGAGCGCGACGCGGCCAAGCACAGGCTGGTGGTGCTGGTCAAGGACAACGGCGAGCCGCCGCTCTCGGCCAGCGTCACGCTGCACGTGCTGCTGGTGGACGGCTTCTCGCAGCCCTACCTGCCGGCCCCGGAAGCGGTGGACGCGGCCCCGGCCGCCCCTCTCACCGTCTACCTGGTGGTGGCCTTGGCGTCGGTGTCGTCGCTCTTCCTCTTTTCGGTGCTGGTGTTCGTCGCGGTGTGGCTGTGCAGGAGGGGCGGGGCGGCCTCGGTGAGTCGCTGCTCGGTGCCCGAGGGCCCCTTTCCGGACCACCTACTGGGCGTCAGCGGCACGGGGACCCTGTCCCAGAGCTACCAGTACGAGGTGTGTCTGACGGGAGGCTCCGGGACCAGGGAGTTCAAGTGTCTGAAACCTCTTGTCCCCAACATCATGGGTGAAGGGGTTGGTACGGACACCGAGGAAAACTCGAACTTTAGAAACCATTTGGGGTTCAATTAA